One window of Methanobacterium alkalithermotolerans genomic DNA carries:
- a CDS encoding prephenate dehydrogenase — MKIAIIGGTRGLGRWIAQYLKSKKFEIVITSRDSDFGTKIAREIGVEYCPDNKKAASQCRVVIIAVPIEHTEYVIREVAPSLKKGSLIMDVTSVKEMPSYLMQDLIKEGVDFLPTHPMFGPRIRSLEGQVVVLTPLQKNGWFKRVLDFLEDEKVRVLVTTPKKHDEMMSVVQVLTHFAYISIASTIEKLEVNVKESRKFASPIYNLMVDTISRIVAQNPYLAYSIQTQNQYANKARSAFIKTVKDLEKDLDVKNQDKFVEAMSSAAKNLNDLEAALGRSDKAISALNQEIIILKKSIGKEVGLRHIYSGKVHIGILKSLEPDFLLLKTGKRNIMLKISNIEILDSKQMWNWKINNQDSREYDISAVFPNSSDSKVISSVLESLDGIIQVKILDTYQGPPINEGMISMTFRIKVLERTKIKEVEKLIKGFGAKIR, encoded by the coding sequence ATGAAGATTGCGATTATAGGTGGTACCAGGGGGCTGGGAAGGTGGATTGCCCAGTATTTAAAATCAAAAAAATTTGAAATTGTTATTACCAGTCGTGATTCTGATTTCGGGACTAAAATTGCCCGTGAAATAGGAGTGGAATATTGTCCCGATAATAAAAAAGCAGCTTCTCAATGTAGAGTGGTGATTATTGCCGTACCAATAGAACATACTGAATATGTGATTAGAGAAGTAGCCCCTTCCCTGAAAAAAGGTTCCCTAATTATGGATGTTACTTCTGTAAAAGAAATGCCCTCCTATTTAATGCAAGATTTAATTAAAGAAGGGGTGGACTTTCTACCAACCCATCCCATGTTTGGTCCTCGTATTCGCTCTCTGGAAGGCCAGGTAGTTGTTTTAACCCCTTTGCAAAAAAATGGCTGGTTTAAAAGGGTTTTAGATTTCCTTGAAGATGAAAAAGTTCGAGTTTTAGTTACCACCCCGAAAAAGCATGATGAAATGATGAGCGTGGTGCAGGTATTAACTCATTTTGCCTATATTTCTATTGCTTCTACCATTGAAAAGCTGGAAGTTAATGTGAAAGAATCCCGTAAATTTGCCAGTCCTATTTATAATTTGATGGTGGATACCATATCCCGGATAGTGGCTCAGAATCCTTATCTGGCTTACTCCATCCAGACACAAAACCAATACGCTAATAAAGCTCGCAGTGCATTTATAAAGACGGTTAAGGATTTAGAAAAGGATTTAGATGTTAAAAACCAGGATAAATTTGTTGAAGCTATGAGTTCAGCTGCTAAAAATCTTAATGATCTGGAAGCAGCTCTGGGAAGATCAGATAAAGCCATATCTGCTTTAAATCAAGAAATAATTATATTAAAAAAATCAATTGGTAAAGAAGTAGGATTAAGGCATATATATTCTGGTAAAGTCCATATTGGTATTTTAAAATCTCTTGAACCGGATTTTCTCCTTTTGAAAACAGGAAAACGGAATATAATGCTTAAAATTTCCAATATTGAAATCCTCGATTCAAAACAAATGTGGAATTGGAAAATAAATAACCAGGATAGTAGAGAATATGACATTTCTGCAGTTTTTCCCAATTCAAGTGATTCAAAAGTTATTTCTTCAGTTTTAGAAAGTTTAGACGGAATAATCCAGGTAAAGATCCTTGATACCTATCAGGGCCCCCCTATTAATGAAGGAATGATCAGCATGACATTTCGAATTAAAGTTCTGGAGAGAACTAAAATTAAAGAAGTGGAAAAACTGATTAAAGGTTTTGGAGCTAAAATAAGGTAG
- a CDS encoding mRNA surveillance protein pelota translates to MRITYQDKKRGIIELMPETLDDLWHLSHIIEEGDVLSSKTTRRIQDTTGDKLRSDRGIKKTFYLGIRVEIINFHMYTGQLRTTGIIVKGPEDLIPLGSHHTLEIKLNVSIRIKKNKWSKWTLKRLKQAIESSKKLSAIILVLEDDVADMGLIRQYGVEYYGPIVGNISGKRIVEKDRRKNVINFYEKIVEALKKFKEVQNLLIAGPGFVKSDFYSYLKEKYPEIAKNSILESTGTGGRVGISEILKKGTIEKMTSENRVAGEMRSVNKVLEKIAKSSPKVVYGKKMVINAVNAGAAEELLILDKMVRQENMEKTMDIVENMKGKVTMVSSEHEGGKQLEALGGMAALLRYGIN, encoded by the coding sequence ATGCGAATTACTTATCAGGATAAAAAAAGAGGAATCATAGAACTGATGCCTGAAACCCTGGATGATTTATGGCACTTATCACATATAATTGAAGAGGGAGACGTATTATCTTCAAAAACAACTCGTAGAATTCAGGATACTACTGGAGATAAATTAAGAAGTGACCGTGGAATAAAAAAAACGTTTTATTTAGGGATACGCGTAGAAATCATTAATTTTCATATGTATACTGGTCAATTGCGAACCACAGGAATCATTGTAAAAGGTCCAGAGGATTTAATTCCTTTAGGGTCTCACCATACTCTGGAGATAAAATTAAATGTCTCCATACGTATAAAGAAAAATAAATGGAGTAAATGGACTCTTAAAAGACTAAAACAAGCTATAGAATCTTCGAAAAAGTTATCTGCTATAATACTGGTTCTGGAAGATGATGTGGCCGACATGGGGTTAATTCGCCAATATGGGGTGGAGTATTATGGTCCTATTGTGGGGAATATATCTGGAAAAAGAATTGTAGAAAAAGATAGAAGAAAAAATGTGATTAATTTTTATGAAAAGATTGTTGAGGCCCTGAAAAAATTTAAAGAAGTGCAGAATTTGCTTATTGCTGGTCCGGGATTTGTTAAAAGTGATTTCTATTCTTATTTAAAAGAAAAATATCCTGAAATTGCAAAAAATTCTATTTTGGAGAGCACTGGAACTGGGGGCAGGGTAGGAATATCTGAAATTTTAAAAAAAGGCACCATAGAGAAGATGACTTCTGAAAACCGTGTGGCAGGGGAAATGAGATCGGTAAACAAAGTACTAGAAAAAATAGCTAAATCATCCCCTAAAGTAGTTTACGGTAAAAAGATGGTTATTAATGCAGTAAATGCTGGAGCTGCAGAGGAATTACTTATTCTGGATAAAATGGTGCGCCAGGAAAACATGGAAAAGACCATGGACATAGTGGAAAATATGAAGGGCAAAGTTACCATGGTAAGCAGTGAACACGAAGGCGGAAAACAACTGGAGGCTCTAGGTGGAATGGCCGCACTTTTGAGATATGGTATCAACTAA